The sequence caaaaacaagtttttccgccaaaaccgcaaaacccaaattttccgccaaaaccgcaaaacccaaatttcctgccaaaaccacaaaacgaGTTTTCCTGccgaaaccaaaaaatcaagttttcctgccgaaatcgcaaaatcgagttttcccgccaaaatcacaaaatgagttttcccgccaaaaccggaaaatcgaATTTTTCTGCCGAAACCGCAAAACTGAGTTTTTTCGTCAAAATCGGAAAcgggttttcccgccaaaatcgtaaacGAGATTTTGCGCCAAAACaagtttttctataaaattgtgaaatcttgtttatatattaaaactgacattaatgatattaatattttatatgatatttttataaataaataagataatacttTGGGTACCCATGGGTAAACCTATATCCTATTGGGTTGTTTTTTGGGTTTGGATTTCAACTTTGATGTTTCTGGGTTTTTACAGGTTGGTATAAACTGGGTTGGGTTATTTGTGGGTTGGGCTGGGCTGGGTTATTTTACCCTAAGTTAACATCCCTAACAGGAGTGACAAGAGTGTTGAGAGAAGAGGGACCATCGAGTAAGATAGTGACGATAGCTGGCTACTCTGTGATTAAGGGGAGAGGCGAACCCTACGAGTCCTCTGTTTTTGAAGCTGCTGGTTACAAATGGTAAAAGATCGTTACcttcttttcatttatttatgattACTTACTAATTAAGATAATTTTCATGGCAAAAAAATAATTCAGGAGACTAGTTTTGCACGTTGGTAGAACTGTATATCACTATATGTGAGGATTGAAGAGACTGAAACTATTCCCTATGGTTTGGAAGTCAATGTTGATCTCAAACTCTTTGTTCACGTTCCAAAGCTAGAGAAGTACTTGACCATCACAGGTATATTAACGGCCGATCCTGAAATCATTTATGAGGGAATTACATATTGAGGTTCAAATGATCATAACATGtatgtttccaaaaaaaaaaaaaacatgtatgtttCTTAATCAATTTGCGGTTCAAATGATctatacgtatatatataaattaaattttgaggGCAGACGCCAATGACCGGTTGTAATCATTCATCCTCCCttggatttttatattttgcttGCTGGAAGTTGTTAGAGATTAGTTTATAAACCGAGTTGATTATTGTGGATCGCAGATGGAGCAGTGAAGAGATTCAACGCAGAGAAAAAAGAGTGGGGGTTCGAACAATTGATTGATCTTGCAAGTTTCGAAAACACAAACGAAGGGTACATTGTGCAAGACACTTGTTCTTTTGGTGCCGAGATCTTCATCGTTAAACCGGCCAAGGTACAAGAGAAAGTCACGTTCATATCAAACCCTCCACGCAATGTGTTTACTTGGGAGATACCTCATTTCTCTGACATGGAAGATAAGTTCTACTATTCTGATGATTTTCTCGTGGGAGACCGATACTGGTTAGTACTCATGATCTCAAATCTTGCAACTATCATTTGTATTCATGCAGTGGCCAAgggtaataaataataaaagttcTTTTGGTTGATGTATAATCAGGAGATTAGGGTTTAACCCGAAAGGTGGGAGTGCACTTCCAATCTATTTAGATGCTCAAGGCTTTAGGCCAGACGCAGTCGCTACAAACACTTGGGGAGCGGTTAATCTGCGGTTAAAGAATCAACGAAGCACCAACCATAGGGAAAGATATTGTaagaaaactaaacaaaataaaacgtTACTCTccaatagaaaacaaaaataccaGTGAATTAAACTAATAGTTGATATAATTTTGGTTTACAGCTGCAGCTTGGTACCCTATTCGAAGCGGTTATGGTGTGGGAGTGAACAGTATCATATCGTTAGCAGATTTACACGATGCATCAAAGGGGTATTTGGTGAATGATGCTATTATCTTCGAAGCTGAAATGGTTAAGGTCACTGTGACCAACATCGTCTCCGTTTAATGATCTATACTTCTTTTGTCATGGATCAAACTTTATGAATAAGACGTGTGTGATTTAAGTTTGTAATAAGGTGAAGTTTGCCAATGCTTGTGATGTAATTTTCATTTCTGCTCATGGTGTGTTGTTTTCTACTTTGTTATCAATGAAATAAAACTCTcttggtttttaagtttttatcaaagATGTTGGGAAATGTTGGAgtgttttaaaagtttttaaaaaattcttataaTTTGGATCCTTATATAGATATAAGAATTCGACCGAACATATATAGCctaatgactttttttttgtaattgatATAGCCTAGTGACTTgctatataagtatatattatccTATTACCTTCAACAAATCTAGGAAAGAAACATGCATGTCACGGTTGTATAACGGAGGGGAAATATAAGTTTAtctcataaattatatatatccacattgaaatatattatattatcgtttttttctttttgtcaaagaAATTGCATTTCATTAAAGAGAATTAAAGTCTGGTTGGTACAAGAGAACCAAAGATATACTTTGCTAAACCATCCTCAAAAAAAAGTTACTACGGTGACGAAGCCTAAAAGACACTGACTCCATCCAGTCCGCCATGAGTTTGATATCCGAGACGATGCCGTGAAGATCCAAGAAGCTAGAGCTTCTGCCAATTGCTGTCACCAATTGTTGAGAGTTGGATTTAAAGATCATTTTCGTCAAACCTAGAGACCCTGCATGTTCCATGGTCCTTCTCATTGGTAGCCCCTCTGCCACAAAAGGTGAGATCACAAATGAGATTGCTTTACTATGAGATACACGCATCTCTCCGTTTGCGTGGTAGAAACTCCACGAGATACCAGCTAGAGTGGATCTGATCCTCCAGGCTGCATCAgatctgaaaatatattatattaacgattgttttctataatatttaaatcaCATGGTTAAATCCGTAGAacgtttttaaacaattttgcCCTactatagttaaaaaaattactatggCAAAGGAAGAACAGAAAGTTGAAGCAAATCAGAGAGACGACAATAACGCAAAGATGAGACGAACGGTCCCCCGATGGCATCAGAGAGAAGTGAAATCAGATAGACTTTGATAGTCGTGCTTGGGAGAAGTGGTTAGGGCGAACTGCCTTCAGAAAACGGTAACTAACCCCAGAAATACTTTGGCTctgtttatttttcattttttcgagtaaaacttatataaaaagaaaataataaagggCAATTCTAGCAAATtgccatttttaagttttatcacaaaaatagttttaaaaaaagaaaatgactaaaataatcctttttattttgaaatttttaatatttattttgaattttttaaaaatttgaaaccctatATCCAACTCcatcccttaactctaaaccctaagtctagattagatAACCATAggataaaaacatattttaaacatttaataaaatttattttggttattttcttcattgaaggctattttatgacaaaaactttaaaaaaactatCATAGAGAATTTCTCAATAAAAAACCCTTTATATATACAGAGCAGtattaattatatgtttaaaattataaaaggcCCCCAAATTATAACTTGCCTTAGGTCTTTATGAACGGTCCCACGGCAGGTGATAGTTATATTACCTTTGACATTGAGTGTATCATGCAATTATTTAAGTAATCTTCGGTAAGATCATAAAAAATCATAGTTTGAACATTTTCCACCCACTACATCTAGATCTTCCACAAATCCATACATATATTGTTTAATAAGACTTGTGGTACTTGGAAAACATAAAAACTACAATAACCAAATCGAAACTGATCTTTTGCACACACCCATTGTTACAAAATCTTTAAGAAAATTCTTTCCGCTTAAACAGTATGATCCAGACAACCTTGTGAATAAAGAGACGTTTACTGGGGTTTGTAATAAGACAAGTTGTTCTATGTTTGTGCTGTTATGTAATAGATATCTCTGATATTCGTTTAAACATAGCATTTTCAATGAAAACTTAATtactattacaaaaataagtatACTATAAGAAACAACAAAATCGTTAATGCACacgtttctttttattattgacGGTCTAAACATTTTGAATCAATTAGATAAAAAGAACAATACGGTAGAAAGGAAAATTCATCACAAAAACATTTTTGGACATATAACAAAAACTTATATGCAAGAATTGCAACGTATATGTAATCCTAATCAATAAGCAAAATTTGCAAAGAGACAAGAGACAAGGGCAGCCACCACCGCTACGGCCGAATTCGGGAGAGAAGCAGCGTGGCTAGGAGATGGACCGGGGACTCCGGCGGCAGGAATCGTAGTAGTGGACGGAGGAGAAGAGGGGGAGGACGAATCCGAGGAGATTGGTGGATCAGAGAGTGGCCTGGAGGAGGTGGGGTTAATGACGTTGAGGTCGAGCTTCTGACCGGCCTGACAATGGCCAGGAACGCCACAGAAGAAGAAATGGTGGCCGTGATTGGTGAGTGTGACTGAGTCATTGCCAGTGGTGAAGGTGGAGATTGGGTTTGAGTTGTTGCAGCTTCTGTACATTGCGTGTGTCACTCTCATTACGTTGTGGAATTGTGGGTTGTATTCGAACACTGTCATAATCAAAAAGTTTAGTTTCAGTTCACTCAATTTGCCTAAAAGTTAACAACACTTTATATGGGAATACCATGAAactaaaaagataataaatttttttttttatgtttatccATTCTATTCGACTGCTATACTATACTGTATTctactctctttttctttctcatatttTCACAAGGATGATGTATCGGCTAAGAGCAGTTTAAAGAAAGATTAGGTTGGCTTAGACTAAAATAATTTCCACTGCTAATATCATATATaacgtttatatatataattatttatcaatcaTAAGTTaagaatatgtatttttaaaaatcagttCTAAACTTAATAAGCATTCATACTTTGGGCAGatgtaaaaatataacaatttattCCTGTTTATATTGAAATAAAACGAAAAGTCATAATGATTAGGGCGTGAGTGGTACTATTACTTTCAACCTAATGCTTACGCACTTACGCATTAAGGACCCACTTTCCGTCAGTCTCAGAATAATTACGTTTAGAATGAAGATCTGCTCATCTCAATGTATAATTAATGTGTTAAGAAAATTAAGGAACTCACAGACGGTATCACCAATGTGGAAAGTTTTGGTTGAGGCCCATAGCTTATAATCTACGTTGGCTATGGTTGTCCAGCCTGCTGAGTCGCCGACTTTGTACATCGCCGCTTCACTCAGCCTTATGATCACCACTATACATGCCAAAGCCACCACTATCCTCGCCGCCATTATTTTCACTCGTCTGCTTCGATCTCTGGTAGAGAGCCCAACAAGGTTTTCTCCTagaatttctctttttttttgctgtgtATACAATGAGGTATGAACTAGTGGTGTGTATATGTATGGGTGGccacttttttttgttagttggcTAATTTGGAGAAAGGAGTGACTGAAAAGCAAAATACCGACAAGGATTGCTTACTTTacttgtttatcttttattagtgatggatttaattcataatacaaagaC is a genomic window of Brassica napus cultivar Da-Ae chromosome A2, Da-Ae, whole genome shotgun sequence containing:
- the LOC106380085 gene encoding mavicyanin-like, which translates into the protein MAARIVVALACIVVIIRLSEAAMYKVGDSAGWTTIANVDYKLWASTKTFHIGDTVLFEYNPQFHNVMRVTHAMYRSCNNSNPISTFTTGNDSVTLTNHGHHFFFCGVPGHCQAGQKLDLNVINPTSSRPLSDPPISSDSSSPSSPPSTTTIPAAGVPGPSPSHAASLPNSAVAVVAALVSCLFANFAY